In a single window of the Armatimonadota bacterium genome:
- a CDS encoding ATP-binding cassette domain-containing protein, with amino-acid sequence MTPPEFAVELEHLTKRFPVRSVRENGARRRPVQSEIRAVDGIDLQIRRGELFGLLGPNGAGKTTTIRMLCTLLLPTAGRARVWGIDVVAHPEEVRRHLGVVLTGERSVYWKLTGRENLEYFAALYQVPRAVARRRIADLLDRVGLAARADDLVERYSTGMRQRLALIKAMVHDPPVLLLDEPTTGLDPQAARNIRDLIRQLHASGKTIILTTHYMEEADQLSERIGIIDHGRIIALDTPQSLKRSLGQGPVLRCEVQGWRDDLEPTLRSLPGVTAVSLGGANADGARELILRLSDSASALPRAVDTITRSGGQVRYLQMVETSLEDVFIALTGRRLRD; translated from the coding sequence ATGACCCCACCTGAGTTCGCGGTGGAGCTGGAGCACCTGACGAAGCGCTTCCCCGTGCGCAGCGTACGCGAGAACGGCGCGCGCCGCCGCCCCGTGCAGTCCGAGATCCGGGCCGTGGACGGGATCGACCTGCAGATCCGTCGCGGCGAGCTGTTCGGCCTGCTCGGGCCCAACGGCGCCGGCAAGACCACGACCATCCGTATGCTCTGCACGCTCCTCCTCCCGACGGCGGGGCGGGCCCGCGTCTGGGGCATCGACGTCGTCGCCCACCCCGAGGAGGTCCGCCGGCACCTCGGCGTGGTCCTCACCGGCGAGCGGTCCGTGTACTGGAAACTCACCGGGCGCGAGAACCTCGAGTATTTCGCCGCCCTCTATCAGGTCCCGCGGGCTGTGGCCCGGAGGAGGATCGCCGATCTGCTGGACCGGGTCGGTCTCGCCGCCCGGGCCGACGACCTCGTCGAGCGCTACAGCACCGGCATGCGCCAGCGGCTGGCGCTGATCAAGGCCATGGTGCACGACCCCCCGGTGCTCCTGCTGGACGAACCGACGACGGGGCTGGACCCGCAGGCCGCGCGCAACATCCGCGACCTGATTCGGCAACTCCACGCCTCGGGCAAGACGATCATCCTCACGACGCACTACATGGAAGAGGCCGACCAGCTCAGCGAGCGTATCGGGATCATCGACCACGGCCGGATCATCGCCCTGGACACACCCCAGTCCCTGAAGCGGTCCCTGGGGCAGGGGCCGGTGCTGCGGTGTGAAGTGCAGGGTTGGCGCGACGACCTGGAGCCGACGTTGCGAAGTCTGCCCGGCGTGACGGCGGTGTCGCTGGGCGGGGCGAACGCGGACGGCGCGCGGGAGCTCATCCTGCGCCTGAGCGACTCCGCCAGCGCGCTGCCGCGGGCGGTGGACACCATCACCCGGAGCGGCGGCCAGGTGCGGTACCTGCAGATGGTGGAGACCTCGCTGGAGGATGTGTTTATCGCCCTGACCGGGCGGCGACTCCGCGACTAG
- the uvrC gene encoding excinuclease ABC subunit UvrC, producing the protein MAVANLEDKLKLVPARPGVYLMKDGAGRVIYVGKAAVLRQRVRQYFQDSGHLESPRIRHLMSRIADFEVIACENEVEALILETNLIKRHRPLYNVRMADDKAFPYVKITNEAFPKILMTRRVLRDGARYFGPYPYHEPKLVRRTIRTIRKLFKLRSCDIDITRDLPRPCLDYYIGQCTAPCVAWGPGPEAYAEQVRQAALFLEGKASALLDELRQEMTRAAEAMAFERAAQLRDQIQAMEAVYERQRIATAGLEDRDVFALAQAGQLACVQAFFIRGGRLQGQEHFILEGAGGATTGEILSEFIKQYYQDAPSLPPEVVLQEAVEDAELIATWLGDRRGGRVQVVVPQRGDRRRLVEMAAENAALFLQHERARRTGLEGAAVKELQEVLGLETPPFRIEAYDISNFQSGESVGSMVVFEGGRPLKRDYRRFRMKWTEGPNDYAMLQEMLRRRFAAGREEQERLDRDEPVRVKWSVLPDLILIDGGRGQLNAAREVLFEYNHAIPAVALAKQEELVVTAAHPDPLQLPRDSHSLQLLQRLRDEAHRFANAYHRRLRERRVVFSVLDEIRGIGEKRKRDLIRRFGSVRAIRQATVEQIAEVVGAKTAQKVFDYLQAHPDVRYRDEAVQESR; encoded by the coding sequence ATGGCCGTGGCCAACCTCGAGGACAAACTGAAGCTCGTCCCCGCCCGGCCCGGCGTCTACCTGATGAAGGACGGAGCCGGCCGGGTGATCTACGTGGGCAAGGCCGCCGTCCTGCGCCAGCGGGTCCGCCAGTACTTCCAGGACAGCGGCCATCTGGAGAGCCCCCGGATCCGCCATCTGATGAGCCGGATCGCCGACTTCGAGGTGATCGCCTGCGAGAACGAGGTCGAAGCGCTGATCCTGGAGACCAACCTGATCAAGCGGCACCGCCCCCTGTACAACGTGCGGATGGCCGACGACAAGGCCTTTCCCTACGTGAAGATCACCAACGAGGCCTTTCCCAAGATCCTCATGACCCGGCGGGTGCTCCGCGACGGCGCGCGCTACTTCGGCCCGTACCCCTATCACGAACCCAAACTCGTCCGCCGGACGATCCGCACCATCCGAAAGCTGTTCAAGCTGCGTTCCTGCGACATCGACATCACGCGGGACCTGCCGCGGCCCTGCCTGGACTACTACATCGGGCAGTGCACCGCCCCGTGCGTGGCCTGGGGCCCCGGGCCGGAGGCCTACGCCGAGCAGGTGCGACAGGCGGCGCTGTTCCTGGAGGGGAAGGCCTCCGCGCTCTTGGACGAACTGCGTCAGGAGATGACCCGTGCGGCGGAGGCCATGGCCTTCGAGCGCGCCGCCCAGCTGCGCGATCAGATCCAGGCCATGGAGGCGGTCTACGAGCGGCAGCGCATCGCCACCGCGGGTCTGGAAGACCGGGATGTCTTTGCCCTGGCCCAGGCGGGCCAGCTGGCCTGCGTCCAGGCCTTCTTCATCCGGGGCGGCCGCCTGCAGGGGCAGGAACACTTCATTCTGGAAGGCGCGGGCGGCGCCACCACCGGCGAGATCCTCTCCGAGTTCATCAAACAGTACTACCAGGATGCCCCCTCGCTGCCGCCGGAGGTCGTGCTCCAGGAAGCGGTGGAGGACGCCGAGCTCATCGCCACCTGGCTCGGCGACCGGCGGGGCGGTCGGGTCCAGGTGGTGGTCCCCCAGCGCGGGGATCGCCGACGGCTCGTGGAGATGGCGGCGGAGAACGCCGCGCTGTTCCTGCAGCACGAACGGGCCCGGCGGACCGGGCTGGAGGGCGCGGCGGTCAAGGAGCTCCAGGAGGTCCTCGGTCTGGAGACCCCGCCCTTCCGGATCGAGGCCTACGACATCAGCAACTTCCAGTCCGGCGAGTCCGTGGGGTCGATGGTGGTCTTCGAGGGCGGACGGCCCCTTAAGCGCGATTACCGGCGCTTCCGGATGAAGTGGACCGAGGGGCCCAACGACTACGCCATGCTCCAGGAGATGCTGCGGCGGCGGTTCGCCGCCGGCCGCGAGGAGCAGGAGCGCCTGGACCGCGACGAGCCGGTCCGGGTGAAGTGGTCGGTGCTGCCCGACCTCATCCTCATCGACGGCGGGCGGGGGCAACTGAACGCGGCGCGCGAGGTGCTCTTCGAGTACAACCACGCCATCCCGGCCGTGGCGCTGGCCAAGCAGGAAGAGCTCGTCGTGACCGCGGCCCACCCCGATCCCCTGCAGCTGCCGCGGGATTCCCACTCGCTGCAGCTGCTGCAGCGCCTCCGCGACGAGGCGCACCGCTTCGCCAACGCCTACCACCGCCGGCTCCGAGAACGGCGGGTGGTCTTCTCGGTCCTGGATGAAATCCGGGGGATCGGGGAGAAGCGCAAGCGCGACCTGATCCGCCGCTTCGGCTCGGTGCGCGCCATCCGCCAGGCCACCGTGGAGCAGATCGCCGAGGTGGTGGGCGCGAAGACCGCGCAGAAGGTCTTCGACTACCTGCAGGCGCACCCGGACGTCCGGTACCGGGACGAAGCGGTGCAGGAGTCCCGGTGA
- a CDS encoding type II toxin-antitoxin system prevent-host-death family antitoxin — MRVVNTVELKNRTNELLRDVVAGEPVIVTLHGKPAAAITRLTEGELAEFILKHAGRGGETGGARGPWRFTSLSTSFGEVYVAYSARGVSCVDLAPGDEAFRRTFRRRFGAEVTRDPHPPRKLVTLLREFFTDFKPFRGPVDLSLVGPFQRRVLEQLRRIPRGQIRTYRDIARAIGQPGATRAVGTACARNPVPLIIPCHRVVRSDGGLGGYSLRGGPAFKQQLLAREGVDVNHLRIA; from the coding sequence ATGCGCGTGGTCAACACCGTGGAACTGAAGAACCGCACCAACGAACTGCTGCGCGATGTCGTCGCGGGGGAGCCGGTCATCGTCACCCTGCACGGCAAGCCGGCCGCGGCGATCACCCGGCTCACGGAGGGGGAGCTGGCCGAATTCATCCTCAAGCACGCGGGCAGGGGTGGGGAGACCGGAGGGGCGCGGGGGCCGTGGCGATTCACCTCCCTGTCGACCTCGTTCGGCGAGGTGTACGTGGCCTACTCCGCCCGTGGCGTCTCCTGTGTCGACCTGGCGCCCGGCGATGAGGCGTTTCGCCGGACCTTTCGCCGGCGCTTCGGCGCGGAGGTAACCCGCGATCCCCATCCGCCCCGAAAGCTGGTCACGCTGCTGCGCGAGTTCTTCACGGACTTCAAGCCCTTCCGCGGTCCCGTGGACCTCTCGCTGGTTGGTCCCTTCCAGCGCCGCGTGCTCGAGCAGCTGCGCCGGATCCCCAGAGGGCAGATCCGGACCTACCGCGACATCGCCCGCGCGATCGGCCAGCCCGGCGCCACCCGGGCGGTGGGCACCGCCTGCGCCAGGAATCCGGTGCCCCTGATCATCCCCTGTCACCGCGTGGTGCGCAGCGACGGCGGGCTGGGAGGATACTCCCTGCGCGGTGGGCCCGCCTTCAAGCAGCAGCTGTTGGCCCGTGAGGGGGTCGATGTGAATCACCTCCGTATCGCCTGA
- a CDS encoding aminotransferase class I/II-fold pyridoxal phosphate-dependent enzyme, giving the protein MKIARFEMERFQSTWETTVAYNLSESGIQPLSLAALVDHTWVQEVLAHQPLGYGHTNGSPELRGEIAGLYHGAGPENVLVTAGTAEANFLVAWSLLDPGDEAVVMLPNYMQLPLLAQAWSGLVREWWLHRTDGGWVADVDELAGAVTPRTKAIFLCHPNNPTGAVFSVETLNAVCAVADRVGAWVVADEVYRGAERDGPATPSFWGRYPRTVVTGGLSKAYGLPGLRIGWIVAPPDVVHTCWAYHDFTTIAPAVLSDRLALMALLPRTRQRLQARTRRILTENFGVLSSWMEGLAEELSWHPPQAGAIAFVQYRAAINSTVLAERLRREQDVLVVPGDHFQMDGYLRIGFGMERRTLEEGLARTAALLRGL; this is encoded by the coding sequence ATGAAGATCGCGCGCTTCGAGATGGAGCGGTTCCAGTCCACGTGGGAGACCACCGTCGCCTACAACCTCTCCGAGAGCGGGATCCAGCCCCTCTCCCTGGCCGCCCTGGTCGATCACACCTGGGTGCAGGAGGTCCTGGCCCACCAGCCGCTCGGCTACGGCCACACCAACGGCAGCCCGGAACTGCGCGGCGAGATCGCCGGCCTCTACCACGGAGCGGGCCCGGAGAATGTCCTGGTGACGGCGGGCACGGCGGAGGCCAACTTCCTGGTGGCCTGGTCCCTGCTGGATCCCGGCGACGAGGCCGTGGTCATGTTGCCCAACTACATGCAGTTGCCCCTGCTGGCCCAAGCCTGGAGCGGCCTCGTGCGGGAGTGGTGGCTGCACCGAACGGATGGAGGGTGGGTCGCCGACGTGGACGAGCTGGCCGGCGCGGTGACGCCGCGGACCAAGGCGATCTTCCTCTGCCATCCCAACAACCCCACCGGGGCGGTGTTCTCCGTCGAGACGCTGAACGCCGTCTGCGCGGTGGCGGACCGGGTCGGGGCCTGGGTCGTGGCCGACGAAGTGTACCGCGGCGCAGAGCGCGACGGTCCTGCCACGCCGTCTTTCTGGGGGCGGTACCCGCGCACCGTGGTTACCGGTGGGCTGTCCAAGGCCTACGGACTGCCCGGACTGCGCATCGGGTGGATCGTCGCTCCGCCCGACGTGGTGCACACCTGCTGGGCCTACCACGACTTCACCACCATCGCCCCCGCCGTGCTGAGCGATCGGCTGGCCCTCATGGCCCTGCTGCCCCGCACCCGACAGCGTTTGCAGGCGCGCACGCGCCGGATCCTCACGGAGAACTTCGGGGTGCTGTCGTCCTGGATGGAGGGCCTGGCCGAGGAGCTCTCCTGGCACCCGCCGCAGGCCGGCGCCATCGCCTTCGTCCAGTACCGCGCCGCGATCAACTCCACCGTACTGGCGGAGCGGCTGCGGCGGGAGCAGGATGTCCTCGTCGTCCCCGGCGACCACTTCCAGATGGACGGCTACCTGCGGATCGGCTTTGGCATGGAACGACGGACCCTGGAGGAAGGCCTGGCCCGCACCGCGGCCCTGCTCCGGGGGCTCTGA
- a CDS encoding DUF2089 domain-containing protein produces the protein MPQAPGKCPVCGSDLEVIRLQCASCGTAVEGHFELSKFTRLTPEQLAFLELFLKARGNIKEVERELGLSYPTVRARLDALLAALGYAVEPDRRAELTKRREILDALDAGKISAEEALRLLRERR, from the coding sequence ATGCCACAGGCTCCCGGGAAGTGCCCCGTCTGCGGATCCGACCTCGAGGTCATCCGGCTGCAGTGCGCCTCGTGCGGAACGGCGGTGGAAGGGCACTTCGAGCTGTCCAAGTTCACCCGGCTGACCCCCGAGCAGCTGGCCTTCCTGGAGCTGTTCCTGAAGGCCCGGGGGAACATCAAGGAGGTCGAGCGCGAACTCGGCCTGTCCTATCCCACCGTGCGCGCCCGGCTGGATGCTCTGCTGGCCGCGCTGGGCTACGCCGTGGAGCCCGACCGCCGGGCGGAATTGACGAAGCGTCGCGAGATCCTCGACGCCCTGGACGCCGGAAAAATCTCGGCGGAAGAGGCGCTGCGCCTGCTGCGCGAGCGCCGATGA
- the uvrA gene encoding excinuclease ABC subunit UvrA, with amino-acid sequence MPLDKIVVRGAREHNLKNITVEIPRDKFVVLTGISGSGKSSLAFDTIYAEGQRKYVESLSAYARQFLGLMEKPDVDHIDGLSPAVSIDQKGAPRNPRSTVGTVTEIYDYLRLLYARIGQPHCPVCDRLISRQSREQIVERILALPEGARIQVLGPVVRGRKGEYRQLFEDLRRQGFARVRVDGIVYELGEEIPLDKNKKHWIEVVVDRIVVRPDVKARLADSLETALKLGQGMVYVDVLEEHPGGEERKGRPRRAHEDPTEGLMIFSQLFACPEHGSVLPEIEPRVFSFNSPYGACPTCSGLGFRQEFDADLVLDWDKSLSDGAVVPWANSTSEYYYELLQSLAAHYKVDMKTPLRRLPRAFIDVLLHGSAQEFRVRYHNRWGALRVYETRFEGVLRQLERRYRETDSEYLREEYEQYMTTLPCPSCRGARLKKESLSVRVGGKNIAELTALTVRQALDFFHALTLSERERLIAHQILKEIKARLGFLVNVGLDYLTLDRTATTLSGGEAQRIRLATQIGSGLMGVLYVLDEPSIGLHQRDNRRLIDTLMSLRDLGNTILVVEHDEETIRSADWVVDIGPGAGAQGGHIVVTGPPEAIAAHPQSLTGQYLSGRRVIPIPPRRRTSNGNALVVRGAREHNLKNIDVRFPLGVFIAVTGVSGSGKSTLVDEILYRALAARLHGARLRPGAHLRLEGVEHLDKVINIDQSPIGRTPRSNPATYTKTFDLIRELFAQTPDARMRGFGPGRFSFNVRGGRCEACEGDGIVRIEMHFLPDVYVPCEVCKGSRYNRETLEVLFKGKSIADVLEMTVAEALQFFEHIPRLRRKLQTLFDVGLGYIKLGQPATTLSGGEAQRVKLAAELSRRDTGKTFYILDEPTVGLHFADVERLLQVLHRLVDAGNTVVVIEHNLDVIKTADWVIDLGPEGGDLGGQVIAEGPPEAVAEVPHSYTGQFLRRVLASTPELVLAGNGRRRNGRVAGRRR; translated from the coding sequence ATGCCTCTGGACAAGATCGTCGTTCGCGGCGCCCGCGAGCATAACCTGAAGAACATCACCGTGGAGATCCCGCGGGACAAGTTCGTGGTGCTGACGGGCATCTCGGGCTCGGGGAAGTCGTCGCTGGCGTTCGACACGATCTACGCCGAGGGGCAGCGGAAGTACGTCGAGTCGCTCTCCGCTTATGCCCGGCAGTTCCTGGGGTTGATGGAGAAGCCCGACGTGGACCACATCGACGGGCTGTCGCCGGCGGTCTCCATCGACCAGAAGGGAGCGCCGCGCAACCCCCGCTCCACCGTCGGCACCGTGACCGAGATCTACGACTACCTGCGCCTGCTCTACGCCCGGATCGGCCAGCCCCACTGTCCCGTCTGCGACCGCCTGATCAGCCGCCAGTCGCGGGAGCAGATCGTGGAGCGGATCCTGGCTCTGCCCGAGGGCGCGCGGATCCAGGTCCTGGGCCCGGTGGTGCGGGGCCGTAAAGGGGAGTACCGGCAGCTCTTCGAGGACCTCCGCCGCCAGGGCTTTGCCCGCGTCCGCGTGGACGGCATCGTCTACGAGCTGGGCGAAGAGATTCCGCTGGACAAGAACAAGAAGCACTGGATCGAGGTCGTCGTGGATCGCATCGTCGTCCGGCCCGACGTCAAGGCGCGCCTGGCCGACTCCCTGGAGACGGCGTTGAAACTCGGGCAGGGGATGGTCTACGTCGATGTTTTGGAGGAGCATCCCGGGGGAGAGGAGCGGAAGGGCCGGCCCCGGCGGGCCCACGAGGATCCCACCGAGGGGTTGATGATCTTCAGCCAGCTCTTCGCCTGTCCCGAACACGGGTCGGTCCTGCCGGAGATCGAGCCGCGGGTCTTCTCCTTCAACAGCCCCTACGGGGCCTGCCCCACCTGCAGCGGGTTGGGTTTCCGGCAGGAGTTCGACGCCGATCTGGTCCTGGACTGGGACAAGTCGTTGAGCGACGGTGCGGTGGTGCCCTGGGCCAACTCCACCAGCGAGTACTACTACGAGCTGCTGCAGTCGCTGGCCGCCCACTACAAGGTGGATATGAAGACACCGCTGCGGCGGCTGCCCCGCGCCTTCATCGACGTGCTCCTCCACGGCAGCGCCCAGGAGTTCCGCGTCCGCTACCACAACCGGTGGGGCGCGCTGCGCGTCTACGAGACCAGGTTCGAGGGGGTGCTGCGCCAGCTGGAGCGGCGCTACCGGGAGACCGACTCCGAGTATCTGCGCGAGGAGTACGAGCAGTACATGACCACGCTGCCGTGCCCGAGCTGCCGGGGCGCGCGGCTGAAGAAGGAGTCCCTCAGTGTGCGGGTCGGCGGGAAGAACATCGCCGAGCTGACGGCGTTGACGGTGCGGCAGGCCCTGGACTTCTTCCACGCGCTGACGCTTTCCGAGCGCGAGCGACTGATCGCCCACCAGATCCTCAAGGAGATCAAGGCCCGGCTGGGGTTCCTGGTCAACGTGGGCCTGGACTACCTGACCCTGGACCGCACGGCCACCACCCTCTCCGGGGGCGAGGCGCAGCGGATCCGGCTGGCCACCCAGATCGGCTCCGGATTGATGGGCGTGCTCTACGTCCTGGACGAACCGAGCATCGGTCTGCACCAGCGGGACAACCGGCGGCTGATCGACACGCTGATGTCCCTCCGCGATCTGGGGAACACCATCCTGGTCGTGGAGCACGACGAGGAGACGATCCGCTCCGCGGACTGGGTCGTGGACATCGGTCCGGGGGCCGGAGCGCAGGGCGGCCACATCGTGGTCACCGGACCGCCGGAGGCGATCGCCGCCCATCCCCAGTCCCTCACCGGGCAGTACCTCTCCGGCCGCCGCGTCATCCCCATCCCGCCGCGCCGCCGCACCTCCAACGGCAACGCCCTCGTCGTCCGGGGCGCCCGGGAGCACAACCTCAAGAACATCGACGTCCGCTTCCCCCTCGGCGTCTTCATCGCCGTCACCGGGGTCTCGGGGTCGGGGAAGTCCACGCTGGTGGACGAGATCCTCTACCGGGCCCTTGCCGCCCGGCTGCACGGCGCCCGCCTCCGTCCCGGGGCGCACCTGCGGCTGGAGGGCGTGGAACACCTGGACAAGGTCATCAACATCGACCAGTCCCCCATCGGCCGCACCCCGCGCAGCAACCCGGCCACCTACACGAAGACCTTCGATCTGATCCGCGAGCTGTTCGCCCAGACCCCGGACGCCAGGATGCGCGGCTTCGGGCCGGGGCGGTTCTCCTTCAACGTGCGCGGCGGACGGTGCGAGGCCTGCGAGGGGGACGGCATCGTCCGCATCGAGATGCACTTCCTGCCCGACGTCTACGTGCCCTGCGAGGTGTGCAAGGGCAGCCGGTACAACCGTGAGACGCTGGAGGTGCTCTTCAAGGGCAAGAGCATCGCCGACGTCCTGGAGATGACGGTGGCCGAAGCGCTGCAGTTTTTCGAGCACATCCCGCGCCTCCGCCGGAAGCTCCAGACTCTGTTCGACGTGGGCCTCGGCTACATCAAGCTCGGGCAGCCGGCGACCACGCTGTCTGGCGGCGAGGCGCAGCGGGTGAAGCTGGCCGCGGAGCTGTCCCGCCGCGACACGGGGAAGACCTTCTACATCCTGGACGAACCCACGGTGGGGTTGCACTTTGCCGATGTGGAGCGCCTGCTGCAGGTGCTCCACCGGCTGGTGGACGCGGGCAACACGGTGGTGGTCATCGAGCACAACCTCGACGTGATCAAGACCGCGGACTGGGTCATCGACCTCGGTCCCGAGGGCGGGGATCTGGGCGGGCAGGTGATCGCGGAGGGCCCGCCGGAGGCCGTGGCCGAGGTGCCCCACTCCTACACGGGGCAGTTCCTGCGGCGGGTGCTGGCCTCGACCCCGGAGCTGGTGCTGGCCGGGAACGGTCGGCGGCGCAACGGCCGTGTCGCGGGGCGCCGGCGGTAG
- a CDS encoding DUF4097 family beta strand repeat-containing protein, with product MDEEREMVLRMLKEGKISVEEADALLQELADQSKEAPEGGREEGRAASRPGEDLEGVDVRVELRRVLKELTESIPREVMDEIRRTREVFRPTFVEVLRGLRGLTEGRAETTAEEAMRPGETLDLRHAWGDVRISAADEGPMRLRAVKRVWALTAEEARREAEALPVEVRRDGSSVVVHVPRPAGRRARVDFEITVPRGVGARIDVAKGDLSLDRVAGAELHVARGDVRVAGLEGALRADVVSGDLEIRRVEGDVRVDIKSGDVAASDIRGRVEGRILNGDVAIQESRGAALDLVNGDVDLRRVAGPVAVTTKSGDVRLVHSRSTEVNVRTLAGEVEIDLEELVQGAVVVETISGDITLAVPADSRATIDASTRSGSVSVGLPLTEQTAGVRSLRGVLNGPGATVRLLATSGDVVVRGR from the coding sequence ATGGACGAAGAGCGTGAGATGGTGCTGCGCATGCTGAAAGAGGGCAAGATCTCCGTCGAGGAGGCCGACGCCCTGCTGCAGGAGCTCGCCGATCAGTCGAAAGAGGCGCCGGAAGGCGGGCGGGAAGAAGGCCGCGCCGCATCCCGCCCGGGTGAGGATTTGGAAGGCGTGGATGTGCGGGTGGAGCTGCGCCGCGTGCTCAAAGAGCTCACAGAGTCCATCCCCAGAGAGGTGATGGATGAGATTCGCCGCACCCGCGAGGTCTTCCGTCCCACCTTCGTCGAGGTGCTGCGCGGGCTGCGGGGGTTGACGGAGGGACGCGCGGAGACCACGGCGGAGGAGGCGATGCGCCCGGGGGAAACGCTGGACCTGCGCCATGCCTGGGGGGACGTCCGCATCAGCGCCGCGGACGAGGGCCCGATGCGGCTCCGGGCGGTCAAGCGCGTGTGGGCCCTCACCGCGGAGGAGGCCCGGCGGGAGGCCGAGGCGCTCCCGGTGGAGGTCCGTCGCGACGGGTCCAGTGTGGTCGTGCACGTGCCGCGCCCCGCCGGGCGACGGGCCAGGGTGGATTTTGAGATCACCGTGCCGAGAGGCGTCGGGGCCCGGATTGATGTGGCCAAAGGCGATCTGTCGCTGGATCGAGTCGCCGGCGCGGAGCTCCACGTGGCGCGGGGAGATGTGCGGGTGGCCGGCCTGGAGGGAGCGCTGCGGGCCGATGTCGTCAGCGGCGACCTCGAGATCCGCCGGGTCGAGGGCGACGTCCGGGTGGACATCAAGAGCGGCGATGTGGCCGCCTCGGATATCCGCGGCCGGGTGGAGGGCCGCATCCTCAACGGCGACGTGGCGATCCAGGAGAGCCGGGGGGCCGCGCTGGACCTCGTCAACGGCGATGTGGACCTGCGGCGCGTGGCGGGACCGGTGGCGGTGACGACGAAAAGCGGCGATGTCAGGCTGGTCCACTCCCGCAGCACGGAGGTGAACGTCCGCACCCTCGCGGGGGAGGTCGAGATCGACCTGGAGGAACTGGTCCAGGGGGCCGTGGTCGTCGAGACCATCAGCGGAGACATCACGCTGGCCGTGCCGGCCGATTCCCGGGCGACGATCGACGCCTCCACGCGTTCGGGCAGCGTCTCGGTCGGGCTTCCCCTGACCGAGCAGACCGCCGGCGTCCGCAGCCTGCGGGGCGTGCTGAACGGGCCCGGGGCCACGGTGCGTCTGCTGGCGACGAGCGGAGACGTGGTGGTGCGGGGGCGATGA